One Spinacia oleracea cultivar Varoflay chromosome 4, BTI_SOV_V1, whole genome shotgun sequence DNA segment encodes these proteins:
- the LOC110797420 gene encoding plant intracellular Ras-group-related LRR protein 6 isoform X2 encodes MDRVLKAARTSGSLNLSNRSLREVPTEVYQNFDGASEGGNWWEIVDLQKLILAHNNIEVLKEDLKNLPLLTVLNISHNKLTQLPAAIGGLPSLKALDVSFNLLANIPEEIGSAASLVKLDCSNNQLLEIPSSLGQCVELAELKASNNCIAGLPEDLACCTKLMKVNLEGNKLTELSDPVISSWSKLTEFNASKNLLNGIPESIGRLSRLIHLDMHQNKISTIPPAIKDCSSLVEFYIGINLLSSLPAEIGELSQLSILDLHSNQLTEYPVEACKLHLSVLDLSNNSLSGLPAEIGLMTSLRKLVLIGNPMRTIRSTLVSGPTTALLKYLRSRLPSAQEAEVSTPTKDNVVAMAARLSLTSKVLLLSKNKIKDWPGEVLRLLPKLTCVRLDSNPLRQIPMNGFEAVSQLQILDLSGCVASIPDSTAFASLPHLQELYLRRVQLHEVPSDILKLHKLQILDLSQNSLRSIPEGFQNSSSLIELDLSDNSITTLPPELGLLEPSLQVLRLGGNPLRSIRRTILDRGTKAVLQYLKDKI; translated from the exons GGAAGTACCCACTGAGGTCTATCAAAATTTTGATGGTGCTAGTGAAGGTGGCAATTGGTGGGAG ATTGTTGACCTGCAAAAGCTGATCTTGGCTCATAATAACATTGAAGTATTGAAAGAAGACCTGAAAAATTTGCCACTGTTGACTGTGTTAAATATAAGCCACAACAAGCTAACCCAACTTCCTGCAGCAATTGGAGG GCTTCCCTCGCTAAAAGCACTTGATGTGTCCTTCAATTTATTAGCTAACATACCTGAAGAGATTGGATCAGCGGCTTCTTTGGTCAA GCTCGATTGTTCAAATAATCAACTTCTGGAAATCCCTAGTTCTCTTGGACAATGTGTTGAGTTAGCAGAGCTGAAG GCTTCAAATAACTGTATTGCAGGCTTGCCGGAAGATTTAGCATGCTgcacaaaattaatgaaagtgaaTCTGGAG GGAAACAAGCTCACAGAACTATCAGATCCTGTGATTTCATCATGGAGCAAGCTCACAGAATTTAATGCCT CAAAAAACCTCTTGAATGGTATACCAGAGAGCATTGGGAGGCTTTCACGTCTTATTCACCTAGACATGCATCAGAACA AAATTTCAACAATTCCTCCAGCTATAAAGGATTGTTCTTCTCTTGTAGAATTCTATATTGG GATCAATTTGCTGTCATCATTACCAGCAGAGATAGGAGAACTTTCTCAGTTAAGCATACTAGACCTTCACTCAAACCAG TTAACCGAATATCCGGTTGAAGCATGCAAATTGCATCTGTCAGTTCTTGATCTGTCAAACAATTCATTATCAGGCTTGCCTGCGGAAATTG GCTTGATGACAAGTTTGAGAAAACTTGTGCTTATCGGTAATCCAATGCGCACCATTCGAAG TACATTGGTATCTGGACCTACGACTGCTTTATTAAAGTATCTTAGAAGTAGACTCCCCTCTGCACAAG AGGCTGAAGTATCAACTCCAACTAAAGATAACGTGGTCGCTATGGCAGCTCGATTGTCTTTGACCTCAAAG GTTTTGCTTTTATCCAAGAACAAGATTAAGGATTGGCCTGGGGAGGTTTTGAGGTTACTTCCAAAACTTACATGCGTAAGGCTTGACAGTAATCCTCTTAGACAG ATTCCAATGAACGGCTTTGAAGCCGTCTCCCAACTCCAAATTTTGGACCTAAGTGGTTGTGTGGCTTCCATACCTGACAGTACGGCCTTTGCTAGCTTACCACATCTTCAGGAGCTTTACCTCAG ACGAGTGCAGTTGCATGAAGTCCCATCAGATATTTTGAAGTTACATAAGTTGCAGATTCTTGACCTAAGTCAAAATTCCCTCCGTTCCATTCCAGAG GGATTCCAAAATTCATCATCCTTGATTGAGCTAGACCTTTCGGATAACAGCATAACAACCCTGCCACCAGAGCTT GGATTGCTTGAACCTAGCTTACAAGTCCTCAGGCTTGGTGGAAATCCTTTGAGAAG
- the LOC110797420 gene encoding plant intracellular Ras-group-related LRR protein 6 isoform X1 — MDRVLKAARTSGSLNLSNRSLREVPTEVYQNFDGASEGGNWWEIVDLQKLILAHNNIEVLKEDLKNLPLLTVLNISHNKLTQLPAAIGGLPSLKALDVSFNLLANIPEEIGSAASLVKLDCSNNQLLEIPSSLGQCVELAELKASNNCIAGLPEDLACCTKLMKVNLEGNKLTELSDPVISSWSKLTEFNASKNLLNGIPESIGRLSRLIHLDMHQNKISTIPPAIKDCSSLVEFYIGINLLSSLPAEIGELSQLSILDLHSNQLTEYPVEACKLHLSVLDLSNNSLSGLPAEIGLMTSLRKLVLIGNPMRTIRSTLVSGPTTALLKYLRSRLPSAQEAEVSTPTKDNVVAMAARLSLTSKELSLGGMNLTTVPSEVCSSNEVTKVDLSRNSIEELPVALSGCSSLEVLLLSKNKIKDWPGEVLRLLPKLTCVRLDSNPLRQIPMNGFEAVSQLQILDLSGCVASIPDSTAFASLPHLQELYLRRVQLHEVPSDILKLHKLQILDLSQNSLRSIPEGFQNSSSLIELDLSDNSITTLPPELGLLEPSLQVLRLGGNPLRSIRRTILDRGTKAVLQYLKDKI, encoded by the exons GGAAGTACCCACTGAGGTCTATCAAAATTTTGATGGTGCTAGTGAAGGTGGCAATTGGTGGGAG ATTGTTGACCTGCAAAAGCTGATCTTGGCTCATAATAACATTGAAGTATTGAAAGAAGACCTGAAAAATTTGCCACTGTTGACTGTGTTAAATATAAGCCACAACAAGCTAACCCAACTTCCTGCAGCAATTGGAGG GCTTCCCTCGCTAAAAGCACTTGATGTGTCCTTCAATTTATTAGCTAACATACCTGAAGAGATTGGATCAGCGGCTTCTTTGGTCAA GCTCGATTGTTCAAATAATCAACTTCTGGAAATCCCTAGTTCTCTTGGACAATGTGTTGAGTTAGCAGAGCTGAAG GCTTCAAATAACTGTATTGCAGGCTTGCCGGAAGATTTAGCATGCTgcacaaaattaatgaaagtgaaTCTGGAG GGAAACAAGCTCACAGAACTATCAGATCCTGTGATTTCATCATGGAGCAAGCTCACAGAATTTAATGCCT CAAAAAACCTCTTGAATGGTATACCAGAGAGCATTGGGAGGCTTTCACGTCTTATTCACCTAGACATGCATCAGAACA AAATTTCAACAATTCCTCCAGCTATAAAGGATTGTTCTTCTCTTGTAGAATTCTATATTGG GATCAATTTGCTGTCATCATTACCAGCAGAGATAGGAGAACTTTCTCAGTTAAGCATACTAGACCTTCACTCAAACCAG TTAACCGAATATCCGGTTGAAGCATGCAAATTGCATCTGTCAGTTCTTGATCTGTCAAACAATTCATTATCAGGCTTGCCTGCGGAAATTG GCTTGATGACAAGTTTGAGAAAACTTGTGCTTATCGGTAATCCAATGCGCACCATTCGAAG TACATTGGTATCTGGACCTACGACTGCTTTATTAAAGTATCTTAGAAGTAGACTCCCCTCTGCACAAG AGGCTGAAGTATCAACTCCAACTAAAGATAACGTGGTCGCTATGGCAGCTCGATTGTCTTTGACCTCAAAG GAACTTTCCCTTGGAGGTATGAACTTGACTACAGTCCCTTCGGAGGTCTGTTCATCAAACGAAGTTACAAAAGTTGACCTTTCAAGGAATTCAATTGAAGAGCTACCTGTTGCGTTGTCGGGCTGTTCTTCGCTTGAG GTTTTGCTTTTATCCAAGAACAAGATTAAGGATTGGCCTGGGGAGGTTTTGAGGTTACTTCCAAAACTTACATGCGTAAGGCTTGACAGTAATCCTCTTAGACAG ATTCCAATGAACGGCTTTGAAGCCGTCTCCCAACTCCAAATTTTGGACCTAAGTGGTTGTGTGGCTTCCATACCTGACAGTACGGCCTTTGCTAGCTTACCACATCTTCAGGAGCTTTACCTCAG ACGAGTGCAGTTGCATGAAGTCCCATCAGATATTTTGAAGTTACATAAGTTGCAGATTCTTGACCTAAGTCAAAATTCCCTCCGTTCCATTCCAGAG GGATTCCAAAATTCATCATCCTTGATTGAGCTAGACCTTTCGGATAACAGCATAACAACCCTGCCACCAGAGCTT GGATTGCTTGAACCTAGCTTACAAGTCCTCAGGCTTGGTGGAAATCCTTTGAGAAG